In the Neisseria sp. KEM232 genome, GAACTCGCCATCCGCCAGGCGCAGGCGCGGATGCGTTCGGTGAAAAAAATCGAAAAGAAAAAAGGCAGCGGCGTGGCCGTATTGCCCGGCAAACTCACCGACTGCGAAAGCGAAGACATCCGTGAAAACGAGCTGTTTCTCGTTGAGGGCGACTCCGCCGGTGGCTCGGCCAAACTCGCCCGCGACAAAGCCACCCAAGCCATCCTGCCCCTGCGCGGCAAAGTGCTCAACAGCTTTGAAATCCACCCCGACCAGCTTTTCGGCAATGCCGAAATCCACGATATTTCCGTTGCCATCGGCGTCGATCCGCACATGCCCGGCGAAGAGGCCGACCTCTCCGGCCTGCGCTACGGCAAAATCGCCATCCTCTCCGATGCCGATGTGGACGGCTCGCATATCCAGGTTTTGCTGCTCACCCTGTTTTACCGCCATTTCCCCAAACTCGTTGCCGACGGCCATATTTACGTCGCCCAGCCGCCGCTGTTCCGCGTGGACGTGAACGCGCAGGGCAAAAGCAAACCCGCGCGCAAATTCTACGCGCTCGACCAGAACGAACTCGACGGCATCTTGGAGCGGCTGCAAAAAGAGGGCGTGGCCGAGTCCAAATATTCCATCAGCCGCTTTAAAGGCTTGGGTGAAATGAACCCCGACCAGCTCAAAGACACCACCATGCACCCCGACACCCGTCGCCTGCTGCGCGTCGAAATCCCCGAGGGCGCGGACGAAGAAACCTACGACATCTTCGTCAGGCTCATGGGCAAAGGCGAAGCCGCCGCCCGCCGCGCCTGGATGGAACGCGAGGGCGATACCGCGCAGGTGGATATTTAGGCCGTTTGAAAATCTGAACAAGGCCGTTCCCGCGCAGGCGGGAGCGGCCTTTTCCGTTTCATCAAACCAAGGTTTCAGACGGCCTTTCCGAGTTTCGGTTTGCCGGAAACCGTATTTTCACTTCGTCGAAGTTTCGTTTTCAGGCGGCCTCTTTATCCGAATCGCGTATAATCCGCCCGTTTTGTCCGTTTCCGTCTGTCCTGTCATGAAATCCTACCGAACCGTTCTGTTTGTTGTGTTCCTGCTGTCCGCCGCTGCCGCGGCGGGTTCGTTTTTTGCCCAATATGTGATGGGGCTGAACCCTTGTCCGCTGTGCATTTTGCAGCGCGTGGCGGTGCTCGCGGTGCTGGCCGCCTCGGCGCTCGCGCTGCTGCTGCCGACGGCCAAGGCCGCCGGACGCGCCGCTGCCGCGCTTTTGGTCGGCACGCCTGCGGTGTGGGGGCTGTATGTCGCGTGCTACCAGCTCTGGCTGCAAAGCCTGCCCGCCGAAGAGCAGCCCAGCTGCGGCGCGCCGTGGACGTTCCGTCTGAAAGAGTGGCCGCTGTTCGATTACTGGCGCTTCGTCGTCGAGGGCTTCGGCAACTGCGGCGTGCGCGAGTATGTGCTAGGCGTGCCGCTGCCCGTGTGGAGCCTGCTGTTTTTCGCTGCGGTGCTGCTTTTGGCGTGGGGCATGCTTCTGCGCCTGCGCGGGCGTTAAACCGCCGCATCAAGGCCGTCTGAAAAGGTTTCAGACGGCCTCTCCCGTTTCCCGAAGCGATAAAAAAACCATGCGAAAACGTTTTGCCCTTCTCCTTCTTTTCCTTTCCCTGCCTGCCGCCGCACTCGATTTGGGCGGCCTGCGTCCCGACGAAGCCGCCGTGTACGTTCGCAATCTGCAAACGGGCGAAGTGATTGCCGAACACCGCGCCGACGTGCCGGTCAACCCCGCCTCGACGATGAAGCTGGTTACCGCCTTCGCCGCCCTGCGCGCGCTGGGGGCGGATTTCCGCTGGCAGACGGCATTCAAATCCGCCGCGCCGCTGCGCCCCGACGGCCTGCTCGACGGCGATCTCTACTGGGTCGGCAGCGGCGATCCCGTATTCGACCAAAACGGCCTGCTGGAAATGCAGGCGCAGTTGCGCGACAAGGGCGTGCGCCGCATCGGCGGACATCTGGTGCTCGACCGCAGCGTCTGGCCGCACACCGGCAGCGCCGACGGTTTCGACGACGACGCCCACCGCGCCTTCGCCACCGCGCCCGACCCGCAGATGCTCGCCTACAAAGTGGCCGCCGTCACGCCCGGCTACGCCCTCGGTAACGCCTCCGCCCCGCCCGCGCTCAATCCGCCCCTGCCCGACGTGTTGGTAGACAGCCGCGCCGTCTTTACGCCCTCACCCGCTCCCTGTCCCGACCCCTCGCGCTTTCTGCGCGGCCGCTACGCCGAAGGCGTGATTACCGTGGAAGGCCGCGCCCCCGCCGCCTGCGCCGGACGCGAAATCTACGTCAACATGCTCGGCGCGGCCGAATTTGCCGGACGCAGCTTCGCCGCACACTGGCGGCAGAACGGCGGCAGCCTCGCCGACGGCCTGATGCAGGGCAAAACCCCGCCCGCCGCCCGCACCCTCGCCCGCAGCATATCCAAACCGCTGGGCGAAGTGCTTGCCGACATGAACAAACACTCCAACAACATCATCGCCCGCACCGTTTTCCTCACGCTGGGCGAACGTTTCGGCGGCAGGGACACGCAAGACCCCGATGCCGCCGTGCGCGTCCAATTCATGCTCGCAGGCATCGACACCGCGCCCCTGGTTTTGGAAAACGGCTCCGGCCTGTCGCGGCGCGAGCGCGTGTCCGCCCGCATGATGGGCGAAATGCTCGCCGCCGCCTACAAAAGCCCCTTCGGCCGCACCTTCGCCGCCACCCTGCCCGCCGCAGGCGGCGAGGGCACGCTGAAAAACCGCTTCCGCCACATCGGCGCGCCGCTGCGTCTGAAAACGGGCACGCTCAAAGACGTGCGCGCGCTGGCAGGCTATTACGATGGCGGCAACGGCACGCCGCCCCTGGCCGTTGTCGTGATCGTCAACAGCCCGCGCGCCGAAAAACTGCTGGGCGAATTGGACAGGCTCATCGAACGCCTGATTTTCCCGCCCGCCCCGCTTTCAGACGGCCAAACGCCCAAGTAAAGCGCAGGCCGTCTGAAAACCGTTTGAAAACCGTTTAAAACCCCACCGAAAGGACAACCCGTGAATATCGAAAAAGGCCGCCGCGTCGGCATCTTCTACACCCTCACCGACGGCAGCGGCCGCCTGCTCGACCAAAGCGAAAACGGCCGGGCGCTGCGCTACACCGCCGGCGCGGGCGAAATCATCCCCGGCCTCGACCAAGCCCTGATCGGCCGCGCGGCGGGCGACAAACTGACCGTTACCGTTGCTCCCGCCGAAGGTTACGGCGAGCGCGACGAAAATCTGGTACGCGAAGTAGACAAAGCCTATCTCGCCTCGGTATTGCCGCAGATGGAAGAAGGCATGGCGATAGAGGCCGACACCGGCGACGGCGCGCGCGTGTTCTACGTCCGCGAAATCGACAGCGAACGCGTCACCCTCGACGCCAACCACCCGCTCGCAGGCATGACCCTGCATTTCGACATCGAAATCGCCGACGTGTCCGAAGCGGGCAAAATCCGCGTGGATTATTAGGGGCTGTTGGCAATCAGCCCCCGCCCGCACGGCAAAAGGCCGTCTGAAAACCCGGAAACAGGTTTCAGACGGCCTTTCTGTCAGCCCCCGACAGTGTTTTCACTTCGTTCGTTGAATCTTCGCTTTCAGAAACGTCATGTCCGCGCAGGCAGGAACGGCCTTTCGGGTTTCAGGCTGATTTGAGGCCGTCTGAAACCTATCGGACAACAGCGTCCCCTCTCCCGCTAGTACCCCTTCGGGGCATAAACGGGGGAGGGCTAGGGTGGGGCTTGCGCTGCTGCGGAAATCTTTGCGGGCGGTGAAAAATACAGTTCTGCGAACTGCCACCCCACCCCGACCCTCCCCCGCGCTTAGGCGCAGGAGAGGGGGTAAGGTGCGCGGAGGAAATGACGGTTTTAGAAACGTTATCCCCACGCAGGCGGATGGCCTGAAAATGTCGGATACAAGTATCCGACCTGCGGCTGTTTCTTTGAGGCTGTCTGAAACAGGGCGTTCAGACGGCCTGTTCTATCCACGCGCTCAGGCCGCCTTCGCGGCGGTTTTCCAAACGCAGGGTCAGGCCGTGCAGGGCGGCGATTTGTTCGACGATGGAGAGGCCGAGGCCGCTGCCTTGCTCGTTTTGTCCGGCGGGGCGGTAGAAGCGTTCTTTGATGCGCGGCAGGTGTTCGGCGGCGATGCCTGCTCCGTGGTCGCGGATTTCGATGCGGTCGGGGTAGAAGTACAGGCCGACTTCGCTCTCTTCGGGCGAGTGGCGCACGGCGTTGTCGATGAGGTTGCGCAACATGAGTTGCAGCAAAACGGGGTCGCCTTGCAGCGGCAGGGGGCGGCCGGCGAAGTCGCGTTTGAGGCGGATGCGTTTTTCGCGGGCGGCGGTGTTGGCCTGTTGCAAAACTTGGCCGCTGAGGGTTTCCCAGTCGATGTCTTCGCGCCGCGCGAGGCCGCTTTCGGGGTCGAGGCGGGCGAGGGTGAGGAGCTGGTTGATGAGGTGTTCGGCGCGTTCGATGCTTTGGTGGATTTGGTGCAGGTGGTGCGGCTGCTCGTCGGGGTCGCTGAGGGCGAGCACTTCGCTTTGCACTTTGAGCGCGGCCAGCGGGCTGCGCAGTTCGTGGGCGGCGTCGGCGGTGAAGCGTTTTTCGCGCTCGGAGGCCGTCTGAACGCGCTCGAGCAGGCGGTTGAGGGCGTTGACGACAGCTTGGGTTTCTTTGGGTACGGCGCGGGTAACGGGGGTGAGGTTGTCGGCGCGGCGCTCGGAGAGTTCGCGCGCCAGCAGATCGAGCGGGCGGATGCTGCGTTTGACGGCCAGATGCAGGAGGATGGCGAGCAGGGGCAGGACGAACAGGGAGGCGGCAAGCTGCACCCAGACGATGTGCCAGAGCATTTCGAGGCGTTCGTGCCAGCGTTGGGCGACGGCGGCGGTGAGGCCGGTGGCGTCGTTGCGGTAGTAGACGACGCGCCAGCTGTCGTCGCGCCAGACGGGGGCGGTGTCGGTGAAGCCGGGGGTGTCGCTGAAGGGAATGCGGCGGCCTTTTTCGTCGGCCAAAAGCAGGCGGCCGCGTTTGTCCCAGATGGCGATGCCGTTGTGTTTGTCTTTGGCACTGCCGCGCCGAGCTTCTTCGAAGCTGTGTTTGATTTTGGGCAGGAGGATGGTTTCCCAGTCGGTTTCGCCTTCGACGTCGTCGTCTTCATCGTCGTCGTGTTCGCCATCATCGTCGCGCTCGTCGTCTTCGATGTCGATATAGGGCAGGGCGCGGGCGAGTTCGCTCATCTGGCTGTCGGCCGATTCGTTGAGCTCGTTCAGGGCGAGGGTGAGGGAAACGGCGTTGGTGACGAGCCAGACGGCAAACAGGCCGCCCGCCAGATAGTAGAACAGGCGTGTGCGGATGGCGGTTTCGGGGGGCAGGGTTTTGAAAAGGGGCATGGCTGTTCGGGCGGTTTGGGTTGGCGGATGTGCGGAGGCTTTCAGACGGCCTTTTCAGACGGCCTAAGGCGCTTCGCCGAGGCAGTAGCCCAGCCCGCGTTTGGTTTGGATAACGGAGGCGCCGATTTTTTTGCGCAGGTTGTGGATGTGCACTTCCACGGCGTTGCTTTCCACTTCCTGCTCCCAGCCGTAGAGGCGGTCTTCGATTTGCGCGCGGCTGACGATGTGTTTGGGCTTGGACACCAGCATTTCGAGCAGACGCCATTCGCGGGCGGTCAGGTCGAGCGGCTCGCCGCCGAGCGTGGCCGTTTGCGCGGCGGTGTCGAGTTTCAGACGGCCGAAGGACAGGCCGCTGTCGCTGCGCCCTTGGCTGCGGCGCACGAGGGCGTTGAGCCGCGCGGCGAGTTCTTCGAGGGCGAAGGGTTTGCACAAATAGTCGTCCGCGCCGCCGTTCAAACCGGCGAGGCGGTTGGGCAGCGCGTCGCGGGCGGTGAGGATTAACACGGGAAAGCTCAGGCCGCTTTGCCGCCACGCACGCAATATTTCCATGCCGTCCATGCCCGGCAGGCCGAGGTCGAGCACGGCGGCGTCGTAAGGCGCGAGGGCGGCGGCATCGCGCCCTTGGAGGCCGTCTGAAAACCAGTCGGCGGCCATGCCGAGCTTTTTCAAACCGGCGGCGATGCCGTCGCCGATGTGGGGGTCGTCTTCTATCAACAATATGCGCATGGGAGATTCCGTATGAGTGAGAGGCCGTCTGAAAGGCGTTCAGACGGCCTGTATTAAAGCACGGTTTGATTAAGGGAAGCTTAATAGTGAGCCAAAATAAAAAATCTACGGCGTTGCTGCGCCTTGTCGTACTACCTGTACTGTCTGCGGCTTGCTGCCTTGTATCTTTTTTATTTTGACTCACTATAAACAAAACGCGAAGGCCAAACGGGTGTTTAAATTTGTTTTCTGTAAAAACAATGGATTGAATAAAAATCCGCGTCAAAATGCCTTCTTAAGATTCGCTTAATCTTGCTTTGGTTTAATGCGCTCCATCGACAGGGACGGCAGCAGAAAAACGTCCCGCCCCGTTTACCTCAAACCGAAAAAAGGAATCCGACATGAAAAAATCCCTCTTCACCGCCCTGATCGCCCTCACCGCCGCCGCTTCTTTTGCCGACGACCACATCGAACGTCAGATTTACAGCGACAGGAATTTCGAGCAAAACCGCGCCAAAGCAGTGAAAATGCTGGAAAAACGCGGCTATCAGGTTCAAGAAGTCGAAGCCGACGACCGCCGCGGCAAACCCGTTTTGGACATCGACGCCTATAAAAACGGCCGCAAATACGACATCGTGCTCTCCTATCCCGACCTGAGAATCATCAAAGAGCGCATCGACTATTGATTTTCCGTTTTCCGATTATCCTGTTAACCATCATTCAGACACCAAAGAAAAAAACCTTATGAAAGCCAACAAAAAAAGCATCATCGCCGCCCTCGTCACCGCCGCCGTCCTGAGCACCGCAGGTGCGGGCGCCTACGCCGCTGGCATGGTTCCCGACAGCAAACACGCCGCCCTCGCGCAAAGCAAAATCAGCGCCGCCCAAGCCGTCGATCATGCGCTGGCCAAAGTCAAAGGACAGGCCGTCGACGTCGACTTCCGCCACAAACACGGCCAAAGCTACTACAAAGTCGAAATCATGAACGGCAGCGAAGAGACCGAAGTATTCGTCGACGCCAACAACGGCAGCATCATCGACAGCCGCCCCGACTACGACAGCAAACCGCGCCGCCCCGTGCCGCAGACCGGCATTTCGCTGAAACAGGCTATTGCCGCCGCCGAAGCGAAAACCGGCGGCCGCGCCAAAGAAGCCGAGTTGAAATACAAACGCGACCTGCCGGTATATGAAGTGGGAACGGTTAACGGCGCACGCAAATACGAAGTGCGCGTCAACGCCGCCGATGGTCAGGTTCTCTCCTCGCATCTGGATTTCTAGGGTCTGTTGACATTCAGCTTGCGAGACGGTTTTTTGAGTAAAAAATGCCCGAATGCAAGGAAAAAAGCACAGCAAGGTTGGACACCTTGCGAGCATTTTTGACGTGGCAGGCGGGTATTTTTTGCCAAAAACACCGCCGCAACGCTGATTGTCAACAGACCCTAAGGTATTCCGTTTGCCCCTCAGGCCGTCTGAATCATTTTCAGACGGCCTTTCCCGTGTTTCAGAAACGTCATTTGCGCGAAGGCGGGAGCGGCCTCATCCCGTTTTAGGCCGTCTGAAAACCCCGTCCTGCCTCCTTTCGGCTACAATCCGCCCCGTTTCCCACATAAGGAATAAGGAGCAGAACATGAGCGCCGGCCATCATCACGACCATGCCCACACCGCCAACAAAAAAGTGCTGGCCGTGTCCTTCTTCATCATCGCGGGCTATATGCTGGTGGAAATCGCCGGCGGCCTCGCCACCGGCTCGCTGGCGCTGCTCTCCGACGCGGGACATATGCTCTCCGACGCCCTCTCCGTCGGCCTGTCGCTTCTGGCCTTCAAACTCGGCGAAAAAGCAGTGAACAGCAGCCAGACCTTCGGCTACAAACGCGCCGAAATCCTCTTTGCCCTGTTCAACGGCCTCACCCTGCTGGCGATTGCCGTGTTCGTCGTTATCGAAGCCGTCGAACGGCTGGACAACCCGCCCACCGTCGCCGGCGCGGGCATGCTGGCGGTGGGCGCCGTCGGACTGGCCGTCAACCTCTTCGTCGCCCGCTATATGCACAGCCGCGGCGACGTGCACGAAAACATCAACATGAAAAGCGCCTACCTGCACGTTTTGGGCGACCTGCTCGGCTCGCTGGGCGCCGTGGCCGCCGCCCTGCTGCTGATGTTTTTCGACTGGCGCTGGGCCGACCCCGTTATCAGCGTGCTCATCGCCCTGCTTATCGCCAACAGCGGCGCTTCCGTGCTGCGCCACACCCTGCACATCCTGATGCAGGGCGCGCCGCCGCATATCGACCAGGCCGCGCTGGTTGCCGAAATCCGCACCGTGCCGCAGGTGCTGGGCGTGCACGACCTGCACATCTGGACACTCACCAGCAGCCGCCACCTGCTCTCCGCCCACCTCGTACTCGACGGCGCGCTCACCGTGCGCGAAGCCCAAGCCGTCGTCCGCACCGTGGAAGAACTGGCGCGCGGCAAAGGCATCGGCCACATCACCCTGCAAACCGACGCGCAAGACCACACCCACGGCGACCATCTCTACTGCCAAACCGAAGACGCCGACGACGGACACGGCCGCCACCATTAGCCGCACCCGTCACGCAAACGGCAAAAGGCCGTCTGAAACCCGCTTTTACGGGTTTTCAGACGGCCTTTTTTTTCGACGCCGCGTGCTCAGAAATCCGCCATCGGCGCGGGGTAGCCGTTGCGCTCGATGCCGCTGCCTGCGCGGTGCGGCGCGTGGATCAGGCTGTTGTCCAGGTGCGCCAGTTCGGGCAGATGGCTGCGGATGAAGCGGCCGTCGGGGTCGAGGTGCTGCGATTGGACGAAGGGGTTTTTCAGACGGCCTCCCGCCGCTTCCTGACAGCCGGCGCGGCAGAGGGCGGGGTCGTAGTCGGCGAGGGTGTCGGCGAAAAAGCGTTCTGCCGCCGCAGCGGGCATATCGGGCAGGGCGGCGGGGAAGGCGGCGCACAGCAGGCGCAGGCGCGGGTGCAGCCAGCCGCTGCGCACGAGCGAGCGCATGGCGGCGTCGACAAGCGGCACGCCCGTTTCGCCGCGCTGCCAGCGGCTCAGGGCTTCGCTGCGGGCGGTGTCGGCGGCGGGTGTTTCGGGCGGCGGCGCACTCGGCAGGATTTCGCGCAGGCTGCCGTTTTCCCAAGTCCACAGGCCGTCTGAAAACGGCATTTTGCGGCGGCAGTAGTCGGCGTAGACCAGACCTTCGAGCCATTGCGGCGCGTCTTGGCGCAAGGCTTCGCGGGCGAGGGCGCGCACGGGCAGGAGGCCGAAGCGCAGGGCGGCGGAGAGCTGCGATGTGCCTTTTTGCGCGGGCAGGTCTTTGAGCAGGGGGTAGAGCGCCAGTTTGGGAACGAACGCGTGCCAGGCCGCCTGCGCCGCCGCTTCGCCGCCCTGCTGCAACAGCGGCGTGTCGGGGGCGTCGGGCAGCGGCGGCACGTCGCGCAGGCTGTCGGGCAGGGCGCGCTGTATGCGCTCTGCCACCGCCCAATCGGGTTCGCCGTCTGCGCCGTCGTCGGCCTGCGCCTGCCGCAGCCATGCCTGACGGAACACGGAAAAATCGGGCGGCGGCGCGGCATCGGCGCCGTGGCGCATGACGGGCACGGCGAGGATTTCTTCCTGTACGCGCAGCACGCGGTTTGCGGCTTCGCTGCCGGCCAGGCGTACGGCCTGCGCTGTGACGAGGCGGGCGGAAGGATGCCGCGCCATCAGGCCGTTTAGGGCGTCTGCGGCGCTGCCGTGCAAAACGTGCAGCGGGATGCCGTGTGCGGTGAGGCCGTCTGAAAGTCCGGCCAGCGTTTGCCGCAGAAAGGTCTGCTGGCGCGGGTTGGCGTGCTGCGGCCAGACGAACACGCCCGCCACGGGCAGGCCAAAGCGCAGCGCCGCGTTCAGGGCGGGGTTGGCGGCAAGGCGCAGGTTGCGGGTGAAGTGGAGCAGGATAAGGGTGGGTGCGGGCATGGGAGGCCGTCTGAAAAAAGGAAAAGGTTGCAGGGGCGGGTTGCGGCGGTCGGCGCGTGTTCAGACGGCCTCTTTGCCGTTGGTGCGGCGGACTTGGCCGAAAAAGCGCAGCACGGTTTCGGGCAGCCAGCGCAGATGGCCGAGGCCGCCGCCGGAGACAAAGCCCGCATGGCCGCCGTGTTCGGGTTGCAGCAGGCGCACCTGCGGGGAAACGTCGTGTTCGGCGGGCAAAAAACGCGCGGGCAGGAAGGGGTCGTTTTTGGCGTTGACGAGCAGGGTGGGCACGGCGATGTCGCGCAGGTAGGGCAGGGCGGCGGCTTGGCGGTAGTAGTCGTCTTTGTCGGCGAAGCCGTGTATGGGCGCGGTGTAGGCGTTGTCGAAATCGCCGAGGGTGCGGATTTTCTGCGGCACGGGCGGCATTTTCGCCAGCAGGCTGCTAAGGAAATAGCGGGTGTAGATGAGGCGCGGCAGGCCGCTCTCGAGGGCGGCGCCCGAGGCGGCGAGGTTGACGGGGGCGGAGAGGACGGCGGCGGCACGCGGCACGGCGGGCGCGTTCAGACGGCCTTGTTCGCCGAGGTATTTGGCCAGCGCGTTGCCGCCGAGGGACACGCCTGCGGCGTAGATTTCGCGGTAGCGCGCGGCGAGCAGGCCGAGCATGTGGGCAATTTCGCGGGTGTCGCCGCTGTGGTATTTGCGGTTGGCAGGCACGCCGCCGCAGCTTCTGAAATGGGCGACGACGCCGTGCCAGCCGCACGCCTGCACGGCGCGCATGAGTTCGACGGCGTAGTGGCTGCGGCTGCTGCCTTCGAGGCCGTGGAAGAGGACGACCAGCGGCGCGTCGGGGTTGGCCGCGTCGACGAAATCGTAGGCGGCCAGGTCTTCGCCGTAGCTGTCGGGCAGCAGCTCGCGGCGGTAGGCGGGCGGCGGGCTTTGCCGCAGCTTGGCGTAGATGCTTTGCAGGTGGCCGCCGACGAGCCAGCGGGGGCTGCAAAAAGGCGGCAGGTCGGGAAGTTTGTTGTGGTTCGAGGTCATGTCGGGAAGGGCGGGAGGCCGTCTGAAAGCGTGTTTGCGGTTTTCAGACGGCCTTTGGACTTTCGGGCGGTTCAGGCCGTCTGAACGGCGGGAGGGGGTGTGAAGGCGTTGTCGCGCGGGGCGAGGAGGACGGCGGCTTGGGCTTCGATGGCTTCGGTGCGGCCGAGATAGCCGAGTTTTTCGTTGGTTTTGCCTTTGATGTTGACGCAGCTTTCGGGCAGGCCGAGGTCGGCGGCGATGTTGGCGCGCATGGCGGGAATGTGGGGGGCGAGTTTGGGCTGCTGGGCGATAACGGTGGTGTCGGCGTTGACGACGCGCCAGCCCGCTTCCCGCACGCTTTGGTAGGCGGCACGCAGGAGGACGCGGCTGTCGGCGTTTTTGAATTCGGCAGCGGTGTCGGGGAAGTGGCTGCCGATGTCGCCCAGCCCCGCCGCGCCGAGCAGGGCGTCGGTGAGGGCGTGCAGGAGGGCGTCGGCGTCGGAGTGGCCGAGCAGGCCTTTGTCGAAGGGGATGGCGACGCCGCCGAGGATGAGGGGGCGGCCGGGGACGAGCTGGTGTACGTCGTAGCCTTGGCCGATACGCAGGTTCATGTCGGTATTCCTTTTTGGGTGGGAGGCCGTTTGAAAGGGTTTCAGACGGCCTCTTCGGGTTTATTGCAGTTTGAATTTGTCGGCGCGGGGCGCGTCGGGCATCGGTTGTCCGAGCGCGGCCAGGATTTCGCGTTCGACCAGCAGCACGATGGCGTCCAGCGGCAGGTCGTTGGCCTGTGTGCCGAAGGGTTCTTCCAGTTCGCCGCCCAGTGCGTCGAGGCCGAGAAACAGGTAGGCCAGCCAGGCTACCATCACGGGTGTCCATACGCCCAAGATGTTTTCGATGCCGAAGGGCAGCATGAAGCAGAAGCCGTAAATCGCGCGGTGCAGCAGCACGGAATAGGAAAACGGCAGCGGTGTGCCGGCGATGCGGTCGCATCCGGCCTGCACGTTGCCCAGCTCGGCGAGGTGGGCGGATAGCGAGGTGTAGACGATGCTGTCGATTTGTCCTTCGCGCAGCGCCCGTATCAAATCGCGCTGCATGGTTTCCAAGACGAATTGTGGCGGATTGATGTGGCGGATCAGGCTTTGTGCGTCGAGCGTTCCGTATTGGCTCAGGTCTTCGTGGGCGGCGGTTTCCTGCCGCAGCCGGTCGCGCAGCAGGCGGGCGAACAGGATGACGCGGCGGAGCAGGCGGCTGCGGGTGTCGTCGTCGAGCACGCCGCTTTCGCGTACCAGGTGGCGCTGCGCCGCAATCAGCACGCCCCACAGTTTGCGCCCTTCCCACCAGCGTTCGTAGCTTGCGTTGTTGCGAAAGCCCAGCGAGATGGAAAGAATCACGCCGAATACGGTAAAGCCTACCAGGGGCGGCGTGGGAATGTCGAACCATT is a window encoding:
- a CDS encoding bestrophin family protein, with the protein product MIIRNKTPFSLLFSWHGTILPRVLMPILFLSAASVLLGMVAHYKWFDIPTPPLVGFTVFGVILSISLGFRNNASYERWWEGRKLWGVLIAAQRHLVRESGVLDDDTRSRLLRRVILFARLLRDRLRQETAAHEDLSQYGTLDAQSLIRHINPPQFVLETMQRDLIRALREGQIDSIVYTSLSAHLAELGNVQAGCDRIAGTPLPFSYSVLLHRAIYGFCFMLPFGIENILGVWTPVMVAWLAYLFLGLDALGGELEEPFGTQANDLPLDAIVLLVEREILAALGQPMPDAPRADKFKLQ
- the ispF gene encoding 2-C-methyl-D-erythritol 2,4-cyclodiphosphate synthase, encoding MNLRIGQGYDVHQLVPGRPLILGGVAIPFDKGLLGHSDADALLHALTDALLGAAGLGDIGSHFPDTAAEFKNADSRVLLRAAYQSVREAGWRVVNADTTVIAQQPKLAPHIPAMRANIAADLGLPESCVNIKGKTNEKLGYLGRTEAIEAQAAVLLAPRDNAFTPPPAVQTA